One [Clostridium] saccharolyticum WM1 DNA segment encodes these proteins:
- the rsgA gene encoding ribosome small subunit-dependent GTPase A yields the protein MTGKILKGIAGFYYVHGADENIYECKAKGIFRNKNVKPLVGDDVEFSVLDRLEKKGNIDLILPRKNALVRPAVANVDQALVLFAITHPEPNLNLLDRFLVMMEVQEVPVKICFNKTDLCGSDKKQALGEIYEAAGYPLYFTSTYDDQGIEEIKELVQGKTTVLAGPSGVGKSSLTNLLFPQAEMETANISEKIQRGKHTTRHSELFGMGRDTYLMDTPGFSSMYMEDLECGRLKDYFPEFESYEDGCRFLGCVHIGEKTCGVKDAVEEGKINRSRYENYRLFYQELKEKRRY from the coding sequence ATGACAGGAAAAATTTTAAAAGGAATTGCAGGGTTTTATTACGTCCATGGTGCGGATGAAAATATTTATGAATGCAAGGCAAAGGGCATATTCCGAAATAAAAACGTGAAGCCCCTGGTTGGGGATGATGTGGAGTTTTCTGTTCTGGACCGACTGGAAAAGAAAGGAAACATTGATCTTATCCTGCCAAGAAAAAATGCTTTGGTCCGCCCTGCCGTGGCCAATGTGGATCAGGCTCTGGTACTTTTTGCCATTACCCATCCGGAACCAAACTTAAACCTGCTGGATCGTTTTCTGGTCATGATGGAGGTTCAGGAGGTTCCTGTAAAAATTTGTTTTAATAAAACAGATTTATGTGGCAGTGATAAAAAACAGGCACTTGGAGAAATCTATGAGGCGGCAGGCTATCCCTTATACTTTACCAGCACCTATGACGATCAGGGGATTGAGGAGATCAAGGAGCTGGTACAGGGAAAAACCACGGTGCTTGCAGGACCTTCCGGAGTTGGAAAGTCCTCCTTAACCAACCTTCTCTTTCCCCAGGCTGAGATGGAAACTGCAAATATCAGCGAAAAAATCCAGAGAGGAAAGCATACCACCAGGCATTCGGAGCTTTTTGGCATGGGACGTGATACCTATTTAATGGATACGCCGGGATTTAGCTCCATGTACATGGAAGATTTGGAATGCGGCCGGCTAAAGGACTATTTCCCGGAGTTTGAATCCTATGAAGATGGCTGCCGGTTTTTAGGCTGCGTGCACATCGGGGAAAAAACCTGCGGGGTAAAGGATGCGGTGGAAGAAGGAAAAATAAACAGAAGCCGATATGAGAATTACCGGCTTTTCTACCAGGAACTAAAAGAGAAAAGGAGATATTAA
- the rpsP gene encoding 30S ribosomal protein S16 produces MAVKMRLKRMGQKKAPFYRIVVADSRSPRDGRFIEEVGYYDPTTEPSVIKFNEENAKKWLTAGAQPTEVVSKLLKIAGIQ; encoded by the coding sequence ATGGCAGTAAAAATGAGATTAAAAAGAATGGGTCAGAAAAAGGCTCCTTTCTATAGAATTGTAGTTGCAGATTCCAGATCTCCAAGAGATGGCAGATTCATCGAAGAGGTTGGTTACTATGATCCTACCACAGAACCAAGCGTCATCAAGTTTAATGAGGAGAACGCTAAGAAGTGGTTAACAGCAGGTGCTCAGCCAACCGAAGTTGTAAGCAAGCTTTTAAAGATCGCCGGTATCCAGTAG
- a CDS encoding ECF transporter S component: MSKTNNRIYKIALTGLFAAMSYVVFTFLQFKITLPGGDATSIHLGNAVCVLGALLVGGLYGGLGGAIGMTIGDLFDPVYVVYAPKTFLLKLCIGLITGFLAHNIGRINDSTDKKHILTWTIAAAAGGLLFNVIFDPLVGYYYKLLILGKPAAELALAWNIASTSINAVTSAIVSVIIYMPLRNALVRSGLFEKID, encoded by the coding sequence ATGAGCAAAACAAACAACAGGATTTATAAGATCGCACTGACGGGACTGTTTGCGGCCATGTCCTACGTAGTATTTACATTCCTGCAATTTAAAATCACCCTTCCGGGAGGAGATGCGACATCCATTCATCTTGGAAATGCGGTCTGCGTATTAGGCGCACTTTTAGTGGGTGGCTTATACGGCGGATTAGGCGGTGCCATCGGCATGACCATAGGAGATCTCTTTGATCCGGTTTATGTGGTATATGCACCAAAAACCTTTCTCTTAAAGCTGTGCATCGGACTCATCACCGGATTTCTGGCCCATAACATAGGCAGGATCAATGATTCCACCGACAAAAAGCATATACTGACCTGGACCATTGCAGCGGCGGCAGGCGGTCTGCTGTTTAATGTGATTTTTGATCCCCTTGTGGGTTACTATTACAAGCTTCTGATCCTGGGAAAACCTGCGGCAGAGCTGGCACTGGCTTGGAACATTGCATCTACTTCCATTAATGCGGTAACCTCTGCCATTGTTTCCGTCATCATTTACATGCCGCTTCGTAATGCCCTGGTCAGATCCGGATTATTTGAAAAGATTGATTAG
- a CDS encoding alpha/beta fold hydrolase yields MYIDVNGITLFYEVSGSGPAILLVHGNGEDHRIFDETAELLKKDYTVYALDSRDHGKSTRVKTLGYHEMAEDVAEFIRIMELERPYFCGFSDGGILGILAAARHPDLFSKLVLCGANANPQGLKWYWYKIFALMETLSHDRKLRMILLEPRITAKELESITIPTLILAGERDMIRESHTRYLASRIKDSSLRILPGEGHGSYIVHSRKLYYFMKKFLEKPLS; encoded by the coding sequence GTGTATATTGATGTGAACGGAATCACGCTGTTCTATGAAGTGTCAGGCTCCGGCCCGGCAATCCTTCTTGTCCATGGGAATGGGGAGGATCACAGGATCTTTGATGAAACGGCGGAGCTTTTAAAGAAAGACTATACGGTTTACGCCCTGGATTCCAGGGATCATGGAAAAAGCACCAGGGTGAAAACCCTGGGTTATCATGAAATGGCGGAGGATGTTGCGGAATTTATCAGGATCATGGAACTGGAAAGACCGTATTTCTGCGGCTTCAGCGATGGGGGTATCCTTGGAATCCTAGCGGCTGCCCGGCATCCGGACCTTTTTTCAAAGCTGGTGCTTTGTGGCGCAAATGCGAATCCTCAAGGTTTAAAATGGTACTGGTATAAAATTTTCGCCCTTATGGAAACCTTAAGCCATGACCGAAAGCTGCGGATGATCCTTTTAGAACCCCGGATTACCGCAAAGGAACTGGAAAGCATCACAATTCCCACCCTGATTTTAGCGGGAGAAAGAGATATGATCCGTGAATCCCATACCCGCTATCTGGCATCAAGGATCAAGGACAGCAGCCTTCGGATTCTTCCGGGAGAAGGGCACGGAAGCTATATCGTCCATAGCAGAAAGCTTTATTATTTCATGAAAAAGTTTCTTGAAAAACCGCTTTCGTAA
- the rpe gene encoding ribulose-phosphate 3-epimerase, whose translation MLKLAPSILAADFKILGQQVVDVAEAGAQYIHLDVMDGAFVPSISFGMPVIGSLRSCTDRIFDVHMMVEEPGRYINDMKEAGADLICVHAEACTHLDRTMNQIKEAGLKAGVALNPATSLSVLDQILPELDMVLIMSVNPGFGGQKFIPYTLEKVRALRRICIERHLETDIQVDGGVTCDNVRELIEAGANVFVAGSAVFKGNAAANTKAFLKIFEEYEG comes from the coding sequence ATGCTTAAACTTGCCCCCTCCATATTAGCGGCAGATTTTAAAATTCTTGGACAGCAGGTTGTGGATGTAGCGGAAGCAGGAGCCCAGTACATTCATTTGGATGTGATGGATGGGGCGTTTGTACCCAGCATATCATTTGGAATGCCGGTGATTGGAAGCCTGCGCAGCTGCACAGACCGGATATTTGATGTTCATATGATGGTAGAGGAACCGGGAAGATATATCAATGATATGAAAGAGGCGGGAGCTGACCTTATCTGTGTTCATGCAGAGGCCTGCACCCATTTGGACCGTACTATGAACCAGATCAAGGAAGCAGGATTAAAAGCAGGAGTTGCCCTTAATCCCGCGACTTCCTTATCCGTTCTGGATCAGATTCTGCCGGAATTGGACATGGTTTTGATCATGTCAGTAAATCCAGGATTCGGAGGGCAGAAATTCATCCCCTATACCCTGGAAAAGGTGAGGGCTTTAAGGCGCATTTGCATAGAGCGTCATCTTGAAACAGACATACAGGTGGACGGAGGCGTAACCTGTGACAATGTAAGAGAACTGATTGAGGCAGGAGCTAACGTATTTGTAGCTGGTTCAGCCGTTTTTAAAGGAAATGCGGCCGCCAATACAAAAGCATTTTTAAAAATATTTGAGGAATATGAAGGGTGA
- a CDS encoding pyridoxamine kinase: MTSEKHQKKIAAIHDLSGYGRCSLTVALPILSALKVQCCPVPTSILSNHTGFPTYFFDDYTGKMPLYVEQWKKLNLTFDGIYSGFLGSEEQIGIVIDMIKDFSTPDTVVLVDPIMGDHGKAYQTYTDRMCSRMKELVGYGDIVTPNLTEACILTGRKYRTNGWKRSELLAMAAEIWDMGPDSVVVTGIREGGYVTNLVAEKSREPHFLRSLHVGSERPGTGDVFSSILAAETVKGTPLSDAVKKAAHFVKACILKSDELHVPIENGVCFEEILSLLIRE; the protein is encoded by the coding sequence ATGACATCAGAAAAACATCAGAAAAAAATCGCTGCCATTCATGACTTATCGGGATATGGCCGCTGTTCTCTGACAGTGGCCTTGCCCATACTATCCGCCTTAAAGGTCCAGTGCTGTCCGGTCCCTACTTCCATACTGTCTAACCATACCGGTTTTCCTACTTATTTTTTTGATGATTATACAGGGAAAATGCCTTTGTATGTGGAACAGTGGAAGAAACTGAATTTGACCTTCGATGGGATCTACAGCGGATTTTTAGGCTCTGAGGAACAGATCGGAATCGTCATTGACATGATTAAGGATTTTAGCACACCGGATACCGTGGTTTTAGTGGATCCCATTATGGGAGATCATGGAAAGGCTTACCAGACTTATACGGATAGGATGTGCAGCCGTATGAAGGAATTGGTAGGATATGGAGATATTGTGACCCCGAACTTAACAGAAGCCTGTATTTTAACCGGAAGAAAATACCGTACAAACGGCTGGAAGCGTTCTGAACTTCTTGCAATGGCGGCCGAAATTTGGGATATGGGTCCGGATTCCGTGGTTGTCACAGGCATCAGGGAAGGCGGCTATGTAACCAATCTGGTAGCGGAAAAGAGCCGGGAGCCGCATTTTTTACGCTCTCTCCATGTGGGAAGTGAACGGCCGGGAACAGGAGATGTGTTTTCCAGCATCCTGGCAGCTGAAACGGTGAAAGGAACCCCGTTATCGGATGCAGTGAAAAAAGCAGCCCATTTTGTAAAGGCCTGCATTTTAAAATCCGATGAACTTCATGTTCCCATCGAGAACGGAGTGTGTTTTGAGGAAATCCTGTCTCTGCTCATTCGCGAGTAA
- the ylxM gene encoding YlxM family DNA-binding protein: MERIARQGLLYDFYGALLTEHQRHIYEDVVFYDLSLSEIAEEQGISRQGVHDLIKRCDKILEGYEEKLQLVKKFEQTKKLAREIQSLTKEFAGTNDMNLIHRIEEISGEIIELEAH; the protein is encoded by the coding sequence ATGGAAAGGATTGCAAGACAAGGCTTACTATATGATTTCTACGGAGCTCTTTTAACAGAGCATCAAAGGCATATTTATGAAGACGTGGTTTTCTATGACCTTTCTTTAAGCGAGATTGCAGAAGAACAAGGAATCAGCCGTCAAGGGGTTCATGACCTAATTAAGCGGTGCGATAAGATTCTGGAGGGCTACGAGGAAAAGCTTCAGCTGGTAAAAAAATTTGAACAGACAAAGAAGCTGGCCAGAGAGATTCAGAGTCTGACAAAAGAATTTGCCGGTACGAATGATATGAATCTGATCCATCGCATCGAGGAGATATCGGGCGAAATCATCGAGCTGGAAGCTCATTAG
- the rimM gene encoding ribosome maturation factor RimM (Essential for efficient processing of 16S rRNA) produces the protein MENLLRVGVISSTHGVRGEVKVYPTTDDVNRFNELKKVILDAGQERRELEIQGVKFFKNMVILKFKGYDSINDIEKYKGKDLLITRDQAVELGPDENFIVDLIGLRVVTEEGEELGILTDVIKTGANDVYEVKTAEGKEVLLPAIKECVRNVDLTEGLVTVHIMDGLLD, from the coding sequence ATGGAGAATTTGTTAAGAGTTGGCGTGATCTCATCCACCCACGGGGTGAGAGGAGAAGTAAAGGTTTATCCAACTACAGATGATGTAAACCGTTTTAATGAATTAAAGAAAGTGATCCTGGATGCCGGTCAGGAACGCAGGGAGCTGGAGATCCAGGGAGTAAAATTTTTTAAGAATATGGTAATCCTAAAATTCAAAGGATATGATTCCATTAATGACATTGAAAAATATAAGGGAAAAGATCTGCTCATAACCAGAGACCAGGCAGTTGAGCTTGGGCCGGATGAAAATTTCATTGTTGACTTAATCGGACTTCGGGTTGTCACGGAGGAGGGAGAGGAATTGGGAATCCTGACCGATGTGATAAAGACTGGAGCCAATGATGTCTACGAAGTAAAAACGGCAGAAGGGAAAGAGGTACTGCTTCCGGCAATCAAGGAATGCGTGCGGAATGTGGATCTGACGGAAGGGCTTGTAACGGTTCACATCATGGATGGGCTTCTGGATTAA
- a CDS encoding thiamine diphosphokinase → MKEELIGLIVTGGILDYDFAGRFLENRRFDKIIAVDGGLAALSRLHLKPDAIVGDFDTVSEDVLAQYKCSREEIAWETHKPEKDETDTELALNTAIGLGCTRLILLGATGGRMDHFIGNLHLLYACLKKGVEAAIVDEKNWITVIEKGRTFQAETLWGKYISFLPLCGEVKKITLTGFKYPLFEKDIDLGTSLCISNELTGTNGAIDFESGTLICIQSHD, encoded by the coding sequence GTGAAAGAAGAATTAATAGGTTTGATCGTTACCGGAGGCATCTTAGACTATGATTTTGCCGGAAGATTTTTAGAAAACAGAAGGTTTGATAAAATAATTGCAGTGGATGGGGGGCTTGCGGCTCTTTCCCGGCTCCATTTAAAGCCGGATGCCATTGTGGGAGATTTTGATACGGTATCAGAAGATGTTCTTGCCCAATACAAATGCAGCCGGGAAGAGATTGCCTGGGAAACCCACAAACCGGAAAAGGATGAAACCGACACGGAGCTGGCCTTAAATACTGCCATTGGCCTTGGTTGTACCAGACTGATTCTCCTGGGGGCTACCGGAGGCAGAATGGACCATTTCATAGGAAATCTCCATTTGCTTTATGCCTGCCTGAAAAAAGGCGTGGAGGCCGCTATTGTAGATGAAAAAAACTGGATCACTGTGATCGAAAAGGGAAGGACGTTTCAGGCGGAAACGTTATGGGGGAAATATATTTCCTTCCTTCCGTTGTGTGGTGAGGTGAAGAAAATCACATTGACCGGATTTAAATATCCTCTTTTTGAAAAAGACATTGACCTGGGCACCAGCCTTTGTATCAGCAATGAGCTGACCGGTACGAACGGTGCCATTGACTTTGAATCAGGAACTCTGATCTGCATTCAGTCTCATGATTAA
- a CDS encoding KH domain-containing protein, which produces MKELVEVIARALVDNPDQVVVTETVKEDEIILELTVAPSDMGKVIGKQGRIAKAIRSVVKAAASKEDKKVTVEIQ; this is translated from the coding sequence ATGAAGGAATTAGTAGAAGTAATTGCAAGAGCACTGGTTGATAATCCGGATCAGGTTGTTGTTACTGAAACCGTAAAAGAGGATGAAATTATTCTTGAGCTTACGGTGGCGCCTTCCGACATGGGCAAGGTAATCGGCAAACAGGGCAGGATCGCAAAAGCTATCCGCTCTGTTGTAAAAGCAGCCGCTTCCAAAGAAGATAAAAAGGTTACTGTAGAAATCCAGTAA
- the serS gene encoding serine--tRNA ligase: protein MLDLKFVRENPEIVKENIKNKFQDNKLSLVDEVIELDEQNRKTKQEGDALRAERNKLSKQIGALMGQGKKEEAEGMKKQVTDASQHLAQLEEKERDLEERIKKIMMTIPNIIDPSVPIGKDDSENVEVERYGEPVVPEFDIPYHTDIMESFDGIDLDSARKVAGNGFYYLMGDIARLHSSVISYARDFMINRGFTYCVPPFMIRSEVVTGVMSFAEMDAMMYKIEGEDLYLIGTSEHSMIGKFIDTILPEGKLPQTLTSYSPCFRKEKGAHGLEERGVYRIHQFEKQEMIVVCKPEDSMEWYDKLWQNTVDLFRSLDIPVRTLECCSGDLADLKVKSVDVEAWSPRQKKYFEVGSCSNLGDAQARRLKIRVAGDDGRKYFAHTLNNTVVAPPRMLIAFLENNLQADGTVRIPDALQPYMGGTKALIPKK from the coding sequence ATGTTAGATTTAAAGTTTGTAAGAGAAAATCCTGAAATTGTAAAGGAAAATATTAAAAATAAATTCCAGGACAACAAACTGTCGTTAGTTGACGAAGTCATTGAACTAGATGAGCAGAACCGTAAGACAAAGCAGGAAGGGGATGCTTTAAGGGCGGAACGAAACAAGCTTTCCAAACAGATCGGTGCCTTAATGGGACAGGGAAAAAAGGAAGAAGCAGAAGGTATGAAAAAACAGGTAACCGATGCTTCCCAGCATCTGGCCCAGTTGGAAGAAAAGGAACGTGATCTGGAAGAAAGAATCAAAAAGATCATGATGACAATTCCCAATATCATTGATCCCAGCGTTCCCATCGGCAAGGATGACAGCGAGAATGTAGAGGTAGAACGCTACGGCGAACCGGTTGTGCCAGAGTTTGATATCCCCTACCATACAGACATTATGGAAAGCTTTGACGGAATTGATCTTGACAGTGCCAGAAAAGTGGCAGGCAATGGTTTTTATTATTTGATGGGTGATATTGCAAGGCTTCATTCTTCCGTAATATCTTACGCAAGGGATTTCATGATAAACCGTGGATTCACCTACTGTGTTCCCCCATTTATGATCCGCAGCGAAGTTGTAACCGGAGTTATGAGCTTTGCTGAAATGGATGCTATGATGTATAAGATCGAAGGAGAGGATTTGTATCTCATCGGTACCAGCGAGCATTCCATGATCGGAAAATTTATTGATACCATCCTTCCGGAAGGAAAGCTTCCTCAGACCCTTACCAGTTACTCTCCCTGCTTCCGGAAGGAAAAGGGCGCTCATGGATTAGAGGAACGCGGCGTATACCGGATCCATCAGTTTGAGAAGCAGGAAATGATCGTTGTCTGCAAACCGGAAGACAGTATGGAATGGTATGATAAATTGTGGCAGAATACCGTTGATTTGTTCCGATCTCTGGATATCCCTGTAAGAACTCTGGAATGCTGTTCCGGAGACCTGGCAGATTTAAAGGTGAAATCAGTAGATGTGGAGGCATGGTCCCCAAGACAGAAGAAGTATTTCGAAGTGGGAAGCTGTTCAAATTTAGGGGATGCACAGGCAAGAAGGCTGAAGATCCGTGTTGCCGGAGATGATGGAAGGAAGTATTTTGCCCATACCTTAAATAACACCGTAGTTGCTCCTCCAAGAATGCTGATCGCCTTTCTGGAGAATAACTTACAGGCAGACGGAACCGTGAGGATTCCCGACGCATTGCAGCCCTACATGGGGGGTACAAAAGCTCTAATACCGAAAAAATAA
- the ffh gene encoding signal recognition particle protein, which yields MAFESLSDKLQNVFKSLRGKGRLSEADVKTALKEVKMALLEADVSFKVVKQFISAVQERAIGQDVQNSLTPGQMVIKIVNEELVKLMGSETTEIRLKPAGDMTIIMMAGLQGAGKTTTTAKIAGKLKAKGRKPLLVACDVYRPAAIKQLQINGEKQGVPVFSMGENHKPADIAKAAIAYAAKNDQNVVILDTAGRLHIDEDMMNELIEIKGTVEVHQTILVVDAMTGQDAVNVAGMFNDKIGIDGVIITKLDGDTRGGAALSIRAVTGKPVLYVGMGEKLSDLEQFYPDRMASRILGMGDILSLIEKAELQVDEEKAKELSQKLRKAEFDYNDFLDQMSQIKKMGGMASILGMMPGMGQMKDMDLDERAMDRVEAIILSMTSKERLNPDLMKNASRKQRVAKGAGVDIGEVNRIVKQFDQMKKMMKQLPGMMGGGKRHGGMFGKLKLPF from the coding sequence ATGGCTTTTGAGAGCTTATCCGATAAATTACAGAATGTATTTAAGAGCTTAAGAGGCAAGGGACGTTTGTCCGAAGCCGATGTAAAAACAGCCCTTAAAGAAGTGAAGATGGCTTTACTGGAAGCCGACGTAAGCTTTAAGGTTGTGAAACAGTTTATAAGTGCCGTTCAGGAGCGGGCCATTGGACAGGATGTCCAGAACAGCCTGACTCCCGGACAGATGGTAATAAAGATTGTAAATGAAGAGCTGGTAAAGCTGATGGGCTCTGAGACGACTGAGATCCGGCTAAAGCCCGCCGGCGATATGACCATCATCATGATGGCAGGCCTTCAGGGTGCCGGAAAAACCACCACAACTGCCAAGATTGCAGGAAAGCTTAAGGCAAAGGGGAGAAAGCCTCTTCTGGTTGCCTGTGACGTTTATCGTCCGGCTGCCATTAAGCAGCTGCAGATCAACGGAGAAAAGCAGGGGGTTCCCGTGTTTTCCATGGGAGAAAACCACAAACCGGCAGATATTGCAAAGGCCGCTATTGCTTACGCGGCAAAAAATGATCAGAATGTAGTTATTCTGGATACGGCAGGTCGTCTTCATATTGATGAAGACATGATGAACGAACTGATCGAAATCAAAGGGACGGTTGAGGTTCATCAGACCATCCTGGTAGTAGATGCCATGACAGGGCAGGATGCAGTAAACGTAGCAGGAATGTTTAATGATAAGATCGGGATTGACGGTGTCATTATCACAAAGCTTGACGGTGATACCAGAGGCGGTGCGGCCCTTTCCATCCGTGCGGTGACCGGAAAGCCGGTTCTTTATGTAGGCATGGGAGAAAAGCTTTCGGATCTGGAACAATTTTATCCTGACCGCATGGCTTCCCGGATACTTGGTATGGGAGACATCCTATCTCTGATTGAAAAAGCCGAATTGCAGGTTGACGAAGAGAAAGCAAAGGAACTGTCTCAAAAGCTCCGCAAGGCCGAATTTGATTATAACGATTTCCTGGATCAGATGAGCCAGATAAAGAAAATGGGCGGAATGGCAAGCATTTTAGGCATGATGCCTGGCATGGGCCAGATGAAGGACATGGATCTTGATGAAAGAGCCATGGATCGGGTGGAAGCAATTATTCTTTCTATGACCAGCAAGGAACGGCTGAATCCGGATCTTATGAAAAATGCTTCCAGAAAGCAGCGTGTTGCAAAAGGAGCAGGCGTGGACATCGGTGAGGTAAACCGCATTGTAAAGCAGTTTGACCAGATGAAAAAGATGATGAAACAGCTTCCCGGTATGATGGGCGGCGGAAAACGCCATGGGGGAATGTTTGGCAAATTGAAATTGCCGTTTTAA
- the trmD gene encoding tRNA (guanosine(37)-N1)-methyltransferase TrmD, translating to MNYHILTLFPEMVLNGLNTSIIGRAAEKGLLSIEAIDIREYSTDKHRHVDDYPYGGGAGMVMQPMPICEAYDALCEKIKKKPRVIYMTPQGRVFNQKIAEELAKEEDLVFLCGHYEGIDERALELVATDYLSIGDYVLTGGELPAMVMIDCISRLIPGVLNNDTSAEFESFHDNLLEYPQYTRPEEYRGLRVPEILLSGHHKNIDVWRREQSIKRTLERRPDLLTGASLSAKEAEYLKRLEIEIEKQE from the coding sequence ATGAATTATCACATATTAACCCTGTTTCCTGAGATGGTCCTAAACGGCCTGAACACCAGCATCATCGGGAGAGCGGCGGAAAAAGGCCTGTTATCCATTGAAGCCATTGATATCCGGGAATATTCCACGGACAAGCACCGCCATGTGGATGATTATCCCTATGGAGGCGGAGCCGGAATGGTCATGCAGCCCATGCCCATTTGTGAGGCATATGATGCTCTGTGTGAGAAAATCAAAAAAAAGCCAAGGGTCATTTATATGACTCCCCAGGGAAGGGTATTTAATCAGAAGATCGCTGAGGAACTTGCAAAGGAAGAGGATCTTGTTTTCCTGTGCGGACATTATGAAGGAATTGATGAGAGAGCTTTGGAGCTGGTTGCCACGGATTATCTTTCCATTGGCGACTATGTGTTAACAGGAGGAGAGCTTCCGGCCATGGTCATGATCGACTGCATTTCCCGTCTGATTCCCGGGGTTTTAAACAACGATACCTCTGCTGAATTTGAATCCTTTCACGATAATCTTCTGGAATATCCCCAGTATACCAGGCCGGAAGAATACAGAGGCCTTCGCGTTCCTGAAATCCTTTTATCCGGGCACCATAAAAACATTGATGTCTGGCGAAGAGAACAGTCCATTAAGCGGACCCTGGAACGCAGACCGGACCTTTTAACCGGTGCCAGCTTATCTGCAAAAGAAGCAGAATATTTGAAAAGACTGGAAATTGAGATAGAAAAACAGGAATAA
- a CDS encoding VOC family protein: protein MITFNHFNFNVLDLEKSLKFYKDALGLTPVREKTAGDGSFQLVYLGDGKSDFTLELTYLTERKEPYNLGECEFHLAFQTDEYESWYKKHKDMGVICFENPAMGIYFISDPDGYWIEIVPQR, encoded by the coding sequence ATGATTACATTTAACCATTTTAATTTTAATGTACTTGATCTGGAAAAGAGTTTAAAATTCTATAAAGATGCGCTGGGACTTACCCCCGTCCGGGAAAAGACTGCGGGAGACGGTTCCTTTCAACTGGTATATTTAGGTGACGGAAAAAGTGATTTTACTTTGGAACTGACCTATTTAACAGAGCGAAAAGAACCTTATAATCTTGGAGAATGCGAGTTTCATCTGGCATTTCAAACAGATGAATACGAAAGCTGGTATAAAAAGCATAAGGATATGGGAGTTATCTGCTTTGAAAACCCTGCCATGGGAATCTATTTCATCAGTGATCCTGACGGCTACTGGATCGAAATCGTTCCTCAAAGATAA